GCCATGATGATGTTACGAATAAAGTTTGAGTCCACCTTATCAGATACTCTTTCCAAAGTACTAGGAACAACTGCCAGGGATTCATGTCCTGCATCGCTACTAATGCCTGAATTGTAAGTTGTTGCAGCATTAAAAGCCTGTTCATGGCTATCTCTTGATGGAATATCCAAAGATGCTTCAGGTTGCAAAGCGCCTGTCTCGCCACGTACTGTCTCTTCACCTCTTCCTGCTGCAGCTAATTCTTTTTCTCGGGCTACTGTTGCTGCATCCTCTGCCACCGGTGCTGCTGCGTTTTTACTGCTTTCCTCTTCCTGTGCCGCTGCATTTGTCTCcgattttttctcatctaatacttgaagttttttttaattcagcTACTAATCCTTTAGTATCGTACTTATCATCACATTTAATAGGTAGGTTACATAATGGATCTAATTCTCCTTCATAACACCATTCAtcagtttttccttcataCATAGGCTGAATATACGTAACATATTTCACGTATTTTTCGCACTCATCTCTATCAGAATCCTTGCATTTAatgttttcaaaattttcaaaataatcatgtaaatctttctcttttttccagGTTTCTGGATTACCAAAACTATTTCCTTTACAAGCTTCACTGATACCATTTAATAAGATATCTTCTGCTACAAAATCAAAAAGTCTATTAGCAATAGAATATTTACTGCTTTGAACTTTtccattataatattttccctttatCTGATCGTGGAGCCAGTTCTGAAAGTAAAAACAGCcatctttttgttctttaccCTGTTTATCTTTTAATATTGATAAGTTTTTCATTACCTGA
Above is a genomic segment from Plasmodium cynomolgi strain B DNA, scaffold: 0469, whole genome shotgun sequence containing:
- a CDS encoding CYIR protein (putative;~vir-type antigen) gives rise to the protein MPAYQKYKKLGEVDITDFNNDECNKLEDSDDGDKRLCNQVMKNLSILKDKQGKEQKDGCFYFQNWLHDQIKGKYYNGKVQSSKYSIANRLFDFVAEDILLNGISEACKGNSFGNPETWKKEKDLHDYFENFENIKCKDSDRDECEKYVKYVTYIQPMYEGKTDEWCYEGELDPLCNLPIKCDDKYDTKGLVAELKKTSTSLDIPSRDSHEQAFNAATTYNSGISSDAGHESLAVVPSTLERVSDKVDSNFIRNIIMAVAVLGTIFYLFYNSRSSRLEPSSRKRKQKKLFEHNYYEEYEKEAGMYDSEETFLDSEMDRLYLNYHPDQDYNY